The nucleotide sequence AACAGCCTTTTCCTTAATTGcctaagaaaagtgaggagagaggaaaccaacttaattaggtctataatcaatagcctaactgttaaatgtgcctggctatATAAATCATCCATGTACAGAAATgtacagaaataagacagatcctgcttctgttgccagtttgagtgtttgtttaatagcctgcTGATTctgtgagcaccaagcctcatgtaACCACAGCATGTTggataaacaatttcacaaattcgGCTGTTTAtaatctttgctatgctgtaataaaggcatTGGACTTTTTTCCCATTAGAACAGCCTCTCTAGTATTATTTATAAtctatttagtgttgtttacactgttctaAATTGTCAGGAAAattatatttataataataaccctccttattgttattattactattattattattgattgtCAATATAATAATAAGTAATGCCATTATAATTAGTAGGCTTAATATAGCAGccttcccctttacctcctgagcgaTCAGAAAACATTCCCCCGTTttgagtttatttgtcacgttctCTGCATCCATTTTTCTGTCACGTGTTACGGTGTTCAGAGTTCATCACCAATTAATTGCTGTGATTATGATACAGTgcgtttggaaagtattcagaaccctcgactttttccacattttgttacgttacagctttattctacaatggataaaaataaataaaatcttcATCGATCAACACACAATAACctcataataacaaagcgaaaacaggcttttagacaataaaaaacagaaataccttatttacataagaattcagaccctttgctaagagactcgaaattgagctcaggtgcatcctgtttccattgatcatccttgagatgtttctacaacttgattggagtccacctgtggtaaattcaattgattggacatgatttggaaagagccccgaaacaggattgtgtcgaggcacagatctggggaagggtaccaaaaaaatgactggagcattgaaggtccccaagaacacagtggcctccatcattcttaaatggaagaagtttagaaccaccaatactattcctagagctggccaccaggccaaactgagcaatcgtaggagaagggccttggtcagggaggtgaccaagaacctgatggtcactctgacagagctccagaatttttctgtggagatgggataactttccagaaggacaaccatctctgcagcactccaccaatcagtcctttatggtagaatggccagacggaagccactcctctgtaaaaggcacatgacattccgcttagtttgccaaaaggcacctaaaggactctcagaccatgacaaacaagattaaactccttggcctgaatgccaagcatcacgtctggaggacacctggcaccatccctgcggtgaagcatggtggtggcagcatcatgctgtggagatgtttgtcagtggcaaggactgggagactagtcaggatcgagggaaagatgaacggagcaaaggagatccttgatgaaaacctgctccagagagcgcaggacctcagactggggtgaaggttcaccttccaacagggaaacgatcctaagcacacagccaagacgatgcaggagtggtttcgggacaagtctctgaatgtccttgagtaacCCAGCCAAAGCTCGGACTTGAATCCGAGACCTGagcttttcaggtctctccagaatctctctggagagaccagaaaatagctgtgcagcaacgctccccatccaacctgacagagcttgagaggatctgcagagaagaatgggagaaactccccaaatacagttgtaccaagcttgtagcgtcataaccaagaagacacgaggctgtaattgctgccgaaggtgcttcaacaaagcgtctgaatacttatgtaaatgtaatatttcagtcttttttatttctaaaaacctgtttttgatttgtcattatggggtattgtgtgtagattgatttaatacattttagaatacggctgtaacgtaacaaaatgtagaaaaagtcaaggggtctgaatactttccgaatgcactgtactataagtcaggccctattggtcacgtGCATGCGATGCATACATGTATCatgtaaagagagcaagggttgagggaatagaGAATGTAAATGGCTCTAATTATGTTGCAGCTTTAGCAACACGGACAGCGGCATTAACACTGTTGAtattctgtggtggtcgctgtaGTGGGGAGGGGAGGGTGCTAGTCACACAGTGTCATTTTCTTACACACAATCAAATCAAGTGCGGTTGGACTCCCTCTAGTCATTAgggtgtcttaattatttaatcaaacagtgaGCTTAAAGCATCGGACAAGCTCAGTgaatatagttgatttgattaaaataCATAGCATGTGTCTATATATGTAAAATGCAAGTTTTAAAAAAGGAAACCAACCGATATTCTTGTGCAGGAAACGGATGAAGGTGGCAGCCATGATGTTTCTGTCTTTACAGCTCAGCTCCACTGGCGGCTGGATCCCATCATCCACCACTAGAGTCAGGTACTTGTGAACGGGGTCAGGGCCGTAGTATGTGAACTGGGAGGGACAGAAGAGGAGGGTGAACACACCAGCTCATTAAATCTACTAATAAAAGGTCAGAAAGCATTATGTGGACATCGTACAGTGTTTCAGAGCAGTTCTGCTTGTCCTACCTTTGTCCCTGGACACACTCGAAAGGTAAAAAGGCGCCATGGAATAATTTTCAGGTAAAACTCCTTCACGGACAGTTGCTGTGTAGCAGAAAAGTAAATTTTCCAGTCAATGACAAGTCTGCAACACACCCAACTGTAGAGCATGTCCTATTTCTATAAAAAAAGCCTTCCCTTTTATCCCCTCTTCACCCACCTTTGGGGATATGTAGCAGTAGACCTTTTTGGGTTTCTTGACCTTCTCTGGCTGGTCTTCTACAGGGGAGTCATGCTCGACCTCCTCGTCCCCCATGGAGGGTCGACTCTGAGGGGCCATCAGAGCCGAGGCTGGGAGCTGCCACGAGGagttactgtagttactgtagttCCCTGTGCCGTAGAGGTACGCCTCAAAGTAGATGCTGATCCCTGGAGTTGACACGTTCTTCTCCACACAGTTCTTCTCATTCTCTGTGGGGGAGGTGGAAGAGTAGCAGTTGAAACACAGGAGCGACGTAAGAGATTTTACTACACAAAGAACAAAAGTCTTCATATACACTGTACATGATCTAATTTTGAGTATGATAGGCTGACTTGCTGAAATATTTCCTTCACCTCGGCCTGTGTAATCGTACCCTAAAATAGGACCCTTACTCACCACTGAGAACGATGATGTCAAACTCCCCATTGCTGATGGGCAGGTCGTTATAGGAGATGCGTGCCCGGAAACAGCCCTTCTTCCTAAGGGTGATCTTCAGCAGTACCTGGCACAGCTGCTTGTTGGACGTCACTGACTTACTGTAGTACTCCTCCAGGCTGTCGTCATCCACTGTGCCCAACTGATAGGAGGCAGACACAAAATGGATTCCCAGTTTCCACTTTCACAGTCTAAAATCCGGAAACAATTGACTTCAGGCTGTTATATGAGGATTGTTATATTGGGTCTCAAGTGTCTTACCGAGTGGACGTGGACACTGTAGTTGACCTCGTCTATGAGTGAGGTGGAGTTACTGGTGGGGTTGCCATACTCGTCCCGGGGCTCAATCTGCAGGGTATGCTGCTGGCCATATACTAAGACCAGCGTGGAGAAGTGGTAGGCTATCTTCGTTTTAGATGGGACCACTGTCCCTGAAATGAACACAGAAAATAAGGGAAACAGATGAGCATTGAAGGAACGTTTCAAATTAAAGTATGTAGTGTTTACCAGTATAATACATGCAATGGCCCTGAGACAACAGAGAAAAACAACTCTCTTTCATTTACACAAAGGTTCAAGTTGCTTCCATGTTAAGGGAGCATTTCAACACGTATCAAGCCTGATTGATCAAAGCTGTAGAGCATGATGACAAATTAAATCATTCCAAACATTGTAATAAACAACCAGATGAAAGTAAAATGTTCCCGAAAAATATTGATTTTGTCTTAAATAAACTTGATGTCATGATCAGCATCACATCATGCTATATTTAGTAAACAAAGCCAAACTACAAACCAGATTGGGATGAAGAATAATATTAACAGCCTTATTATTGTGCTATGAGGACAAGCAATGGAAAGAACATTGGAAGAAACATTGGCATTATAATAAGGGGTATCAACATTTCTGGTCTGGGTGGCCATTCATTCATTCCTACTAGGCAACTTCAAAGTTATGTTCTTTATGAGCAAAAGCACATGATTATCAATATCACTTACTTAAATGTCACCCATGCTTTGTATTAAATCTTACAAATATAGCACAGTCCTGTCCTGAAATGGGTTACTTACACAGCCCAAAAGGTCATGACCTTACCTGGCTGGAATATCTTGTAGTAGGGGCTGTAGGCCACGTTGAGTCCTCCCAGTTTGACGGCCACCTCATAGCGTCCGGCCTTTCGGACAGTGAAGGTCACTTTGACCACGTTGGACTCAGGCTCCTGCAGAACCTCCTGGGTGACGGGGATGTCTAGGGCCAGCTCTATGTGGGTGATGTTGACCCTTAACCCCACGGGCCGGTGGGCAGGGAAGGGCTGGCCGTTCTTATAGAAGAGCTGGGGTAGAGAGTCAGAGAAAACCATGAGAAACCATGGCAGGAAGTCTAGCACCACAACTTGTGCCAGAACACCATCCTGCCAACAGTCTATTCATTGTGTGCTTTATGATCCCAACAGAAACCCAACAAACAAGCCAAATAACAGAATGACTGATTTCAATCTGCAGAAACAAAAAAAACTACATCCAAATGTATCCTTCCTCCACACTCTTTAATACTTGATGTAGGTTGTTGTGTTTTAATCATACAGTTTCAAACAGAAACTAAACTCTTAAAATCCAGAAATTACTGAAGCAGACTTCAGATTTCAAGCCATTCGGTGGGTAAGGATCTTACCTGAACACAGAAGCTCATAGTTTGGCCCACTTCCTGTGGGTCCTTCCAATCCCATGACACATTGCAGGAGCGCGGGTCCAGGTAGTTCCCCCGTACATAGTCGTAGATGCTGCGGTCGCCCCTCCTCCCAGGGTCATCATTCTGCAGGAAGCTAACCACCCGCGCAGCGAGCTCACATAGGAACTTGATGGTAAAGACAAACGCTATGATGGAAACAGTAATTCCACCTGACAGGGGGAGACATTGTGTCAGAGAGCTAAATGTGATTAAATGCACAGCACACTGAGGATGGCTCATACATATCTCATTAGTAGAGAGACCATTTGCAATGCAATATTACTTCAAAGAATGCCCTCCAGGTCTATTTGATTTAATGAACTGCAGATAAGCAGTAACTGTATGGGTAAAGCCTGAAAGTCTTGGGACACAAACAGTATCACAAGTTCAAATATGTACTAGTATTTCAACAAGTTCAAAGTTCTTCCTGATAATTCTTAACTACAAGTTAGTTTAGACTCCAGGCCTGGCTGACAGGCACCCATCCCCTACTTCAAACAGCTACGGTCAGTAGAACTCACTCACCAATCACGTAAAACATGAGGTCCCTTATCAGAAAGCAAAGTGCCACAGTACAGCCAAATATAAGAGCTCCCGCTGAAAGAGAAACAAAGACAGACAGCATACTTCACTTGACTTTCACAGCACAGAAGGAGCTTTCAACAGACATTTCATATAAAGCTGACGTGCTCTAGTGTACACCATTCATTCTGAGAGGCATACTTACAGATCAACTTGGAGGATTGACttgtatttcacttttgttttctGATTCATCTGTAGATAATAAACCTTTAAACGTAGCACACACCCAGGTTGGACTCTGCATCCAGGACATTCATCAGGAAACCTATTAGGTCCATGTTGTCCTGCACTAGCCAAGTACTGCAGTATATggactagggctgaccccatttagtccaCTGgacgattgtttggtcgataggctgttggtcgacagAGATTTCTTTAGTCAAGCAGTGGCTTAAGAATGTATGACACATGAGACACCTGTCTGATACACGCCTGTCTGATAcacgcctgtctgagtggactaatacATTGCGGAGGCTGCGTGGGTGGCACACCAATATCACCAGTACTACTaattacaatgtttgtttggttacggtcatttctgttaatgcattcaatatagtACTATTACAGTCTAACCgtcattgtaggagtggacacgttgtttgcagagcgcacaacctatgctacacttgtgagaaaaaaAGTTGTGGTTTATTTAATTCTATTTacgagttgtcaatttattcattgtcttttgtttggagcgctcctgtcaatctTGAGTACGCACCTGATttcgcatagaagtaggcctaggctacctggcctgggcgcaaatgtaggcctataaatgttcCCGTTTGGGGATTTGATACCATTTTGAATTGTCTTAACTCATCaccactgtggagcttctcaaagtaattttgtCTTCGCCTTAAACCGCAAGTAAAttaagtctgtttttacatccattgagaatgacaaaagttgtgtgtctgtctgagctcACCAGCGTGGGAAACTCtcgagggcccagaatattttatacagtgttgcaagtttgctagcatGAGCTTCAGGCCAGACCAAGTTAAtggttgatacaatgtttcaagttcattGCAGAAAGGCCATGCATAGCAAATATGATtaataggatatttatttttaaaatcaggatattttctacctgcagtctgcaatgtttttaatttgttggctttatgtaggctatttttaaaTATTGtcaatggcaatagaagttacttttagatttgtatcattttaatttagatagaattttgattaaccacataaTATTGATTGAGATATGAAGacattataaattaaatgaaactgttccatgaaaatgtgcaaatgaaaatcataactggttcgcagatcagtagaaacggtacgataacttggcactccaaattGAAAATGTTGCCGaccgctggtgtagcctattaccggcaacttcaggaaagtaatggcagaatctgcgaaGGCCAGATCTCCCTCTTTAGTAATTTGTGCGTCTTCATTTTTAATCgcagtgcttaaagcatcagacaagctcagtagcttacacatagttgattttattcaaatatagggtgtgtctatatatatggaaaaatacacatttacaaaaaaatatattttgtactttttttctcctcaatttcgtgtggggcggcaggtagcctagtggttagagtgttggactagtaaccgaaaggttgcaagattgaatccccgagctgacaaggtaaaaatctgtcgttctgccccagaacacggcagttaacccactggtcctaggccgtcattgaaaataagaatttgttcttaactgacttgcctagttaaataaaggtacaaaataaaatatccaattggtagttacaatcttgtcccatcgctgcaactcccgtacagactcaggagaggGGAAGATCGAGAGCCatacgtcctctgaaacatgaccttGCCAAGCTgcactacttcttgacacactgctcgcttaacctggaagccagctgcaccaatgtgtcggaggaaacaccgtccaacaGGTGACCGAATTCAGCATGCAtgtgcctggcccgccacaaggagtcactagagtgcAATAGAACAAGGACATCCCGACcagctaaaccctcccctaacccagacgacgctggactAATTGTGTCTCCTGGTCACGGCCAGCTGTGCCACAGCCTGGGATCCTGACCCGGGTctgttagaccgctgcgccactcgggaggcccacatTTAAACATTTctatcgattggtcgaaagagcAGAAAACTCTCGGTTgaccaagtttttttttttagttgGGAACAGCCCTAATGTGGACACTGTTAATTCACTGATGCACCACATAACAAAGGCAAATCAAGATTTTCCGGGAATAGGAGTTAGGCTATTCTTGGCGTCAGAGAAGATACGTATCACAGGAAGCATAGCTATTTGCTAATTGAGAGTGTATAGGCCAATGAGACTTGGTGTGTGTACTACAATATGTAAATTAGGATAGGAAATGGTACATTGGAGAATTGTAATGTAACAacataggcctaggctaccttCTTAACATTATGTGGTtgcacttttttgggggggggtgaaagATTTGATTTATGATTACGATTTTTAAAATCCAAAACATCCATGTACAAACAACAACAAGCAGACGcacacaaacatccacaacatcatccccacccagacccacctgctcacacccccatcttcAGCACTAGTATTACTCTCCCCCACATGACTTCAAACCGCACCATTTTGTATCTCTCCGTCGCCTACGcacatttagataataaagcatttgacatttccattgtgttaacgatTTATTTCCAGTTAAGTATACGTTTTCtcaagatgattgatgagaaaagtatcgtccagcccatcgggtatctcactccaccctcatatgccatgtcttgaaatatgcagacagacggattatAAGTAAATTTACATTGTAATATTCTGACAGGCAATTTTCTAACTCCTCCAATAACTTTTGGGctttatagcattcccagaaggcatggattattgagtcattgttcgttttacacttaagacatgacccATTGCGCTGTAGAATGTAGCATGcgcatcttcaatatgtacccattgttcctctttaatCCATTTAACTATATAATCACAAGTAAAGTCCCTGAGTGgcgagttgatacaattccaggtctggaaggttaaaaccaccctctgATTTAGGAGGATGTAAAACTTTCCTTTTTATTCTATGAGTTCTATTTGCCCATATAAAGTCTGTTATGACTGAGTACTATCATCCCCCCTCACCCACACACGTgttactgtcaaattcaacacaacaaaaacaatatctgtgggctacactgcacattattacattgtacactttctgcctgtggacatctgttctacaaatgtgccagcagagcatgATACCCTTTTGTTGGCATAATTTatctctttcaggcagagagtacacctggcTTACCCCTTTTTATGCACTGTATTgaaaaagtgagaaagagggaaagtgttgtgttcctttcacctctatagtggcatccagcttaagccaggcccagctccagctacacttgaTCCCTGAACCCACTTGTTTAACAAGCATTGTCACCTCATTTTCTCATTATGAAAATTAAAGGGAAAAACattaaaacattaaaacattaGTTAACAGATAGTGGTTagttcttcttttttttaaccttaatttaactaggcaagtcagttaagaacaaattattatttacaatgacggcctaggaccagtgggttaactgccttgttcaggggcagaaggacagatttttaccttgtcagctcggggatacgatcttgcaacctttacggttactagtccaacgctctaaccactaggctacctgcctccccaggcagaacatttcacacagattgccagggtTCAGTAAGCAACTAACGCGTTATAACTTGAGGAACGGCAAGGAGTCGTATGCCAGTTAATATTATAGCGAAtggttaggttactaatgtttgctcatctgatgttgtaacgagctgtctgactttattagcAAGCTACATTTCACACCATAAACTAAATGATTTGATCAGataagttggctaatgttgctcaacatttctctggctagctaacggaaaattcgatccagctagcaagatacttaaaatacttgttccaccacactttctccctcacctcaaactttccaaatgtcggtTGTTTTTCGGTTATAGCTCGTGAAGTACGCatcatcaccttctcacccccgtctccgtagtcaggcttctcacctaacGTTACCTCTTCGTTACCGTTCAGGTGACGCGATGCTGTAACTGGCAAGCTGCCTTTCCAGAGCGcgcgctgatgctgtaactagtaACGGTTGTCTCCTCTTTCTGCAGTCGTGTGCTGCGCTGCATTCTGTTGCTATGTACACGATTTTGCTCCAGTATTGctagaaaaaagaagaaaaaaacgcGCATCACTCGTTCGTTTACAGCCAGTAGTAATCCAACCTCCCCCTGCCAAAGTTCTCATTGGATCTACACGAATCACGTAGGTCGCCTATTTTAGATTCAAAACGGCAAATTTCGccgaaaggtgactagtttgcatcgCTGATAATTGCTTCGGGGTTGTTGAGTCTTAGAAGGCTGTAGGATCCGTccaattgttgtttaattcagaTTTATATAGATTTTCATAGAAGCTTTTAAAATGGTAATTAATCCCGTTGTTGTTTCTAATGAACGAATTTGTATCTTTATCTTTTAAAATTATAACTGGTTTGGCGTGTAATCGTTTTGTGAGGGCTGCGAGATTTTTAACAGGTTTATTTGCCATTAAATAGTATGCTTTATTTGAGTTTAACCTGTATTTGTTGGCTCTCTTCAAAAGTAAATCATATTCCTGCTTATGTTCAGAAATTGTATTTTCTTCTTTACTTTGTACGGATTTTGTATGTACTTTTTCTAAAatagtgatttatttttatttaatttgaatTTCTAACTCAGATGTAACTTTTGCAGACTAATGAGATTATCATGCCGTTAATGTACGCCTTAAAAGTATCCCAAATTATAATCGGTGAAATTCTTTCTCTATCCTCCATGTCTACATTTGTAATggtaaaggtttaaaaaaatatatttatgtatttaatacatttcggGTCTTGAAGATGCACTCTGTTCATTCTCCATATTCGGTTGCGGAGTGTATTTTCTGTTGGTGTAATTAATCATGATACAGGTGTTCTGTAAATTATTTGTAGAGATAGCATTTTTTTCAGTCTCTTTGAAGGTTCCTTGAGTTTGCCTTTTTTATTGCTACGTCTGTCAAACTTATCAACTGTATTATTTAGGTCTCCTGCTAAAATAATAGTTCCTGTCTGGATTTGATCTAATATAGCTTAAATTCCATCTAAAAACACCAGATTTGCCTATTAAATCAATGTGTAATCTTTTACCATGTAAGGTACAATTCAACATTAGAAAATGTCCTTTTTGGTCTGTGTGCTCGGATATAACAGAACGGGGTGTATTCTTATTTCTCCGCATGCCTgcactactgctgttactacagtaGTTGGCAGTAGGGCTGGGCGTTATGGCCTAAAACTCATATCTCAATTTTTTTTAACTTATAAGTGATTCAAGATATATATCTAGATTTTTTAAAAGTTCTCTCTACATAAgctttgttgtacaattaaaAAGGTTAAATACACTGCTTTTAAAACAGTCACCAAAATTCTAATGAATTGAGAgcttgtgaaattatacctaGGCTGAATATATatgccttccacaaccataagacccactaataatgTAATTATTTTATCAAAAATAGTTgtaccttttttgttgttgcaataatcactgattTGGCTTTCAGGTCGGTCTATAAAAATGCTATTTTTGTAACAAATTTAACCAaaaccatgcataatgcacattcagTAATAATGTTGAGGGCATTATATAAAATGAACACCGGTCTCATGAACAATATCTCGAGCACAAGCCCATGTGCTAATatttatatttcaagtttagccaacttggatctaggTATAATTTCAGAAGCTGTGAATTCAGCTAACAAGGCcaaacagttgaattgttatgaacacaaccttctgtccgtctccaactgtttgaacatcATGCTAGCCTGTCTACTTTGTTCACATGTTGAAATAAGTGGCCTACCTTATTTGTCAGAATAagaacgagttgccaattccttataa is from Salvelinus namaycush isolate Seneca chromosome 28, SaNama_1.0, whole genome shotgun sequence and encodes:
- the LOC120023171 gene encoding apoptosis-resistant E3 ubiquitin protein ligase 1-like isoform X2, translating into MFYVIGGITVSIIAFVFTIKFLCELAARVVSFLQNDDPGRRGDRSIYDYVRGNYLDPRSCNVSWDWKDPQEVGQTMSFCVQLFYKNGQPFPAHRPVGLRVNITHIELALDIPVTQEVLQEPESNVVKVTFTVRKAGRYEVAVKLGGLNVAYSPYYKIFQPGTVVPSKTKIAYHFSTLVLVYGQQHTLQIEPRDEYGNPTSNSTSLIDEVNYSVHVHSLGTVDDDSLEEYYSKSVTSNKQLCQVLLKITLRKKGCFRARISYNDLPISNGEFDIIVLSENEKNCVEKNVSTPGISIYFEAYLYGTGNYSNYSNSSWQLPASALMAPQSRPSMGDEEVEHDSPVEDQPEKVKKPKKVYCYISPKQLSVKEFYLKIIPWRLFTFRVCPGTKFTYYGPDPVHKYLTLVVDDGIQPPVELSCKDRNIMAATFIRFLHKNIGGSETFQDKVSFFQRELRHIHSKRPRTKTCLKITRHCILDSSLKSTRNFSVSDWSKNFEVVFQDEEALDWGGPRREWFELICKTLFDTTNQLFTRFSDDNQGLVHPNAERPAHLRLKMYEFAGRVVGKCLYESALGGAYKQMVRARFTRSFLAQIIGLRMNYKYFETDDQEFYKMKVCVILNNDVSEMDLVFAEEKYSKSGQLEKVVELISGGAQIAVNNENKMHYLNLLAQYRLASQVRDEVEHFLKGLNELVPENLLAIFDENELELLLCGTGDIDVQDFKAHAVVVGGSWHFREKVMKWFWAVVSSFTQEELARLLQFTTGSSQLPPGGFSTLCPSFQIIAAPTHSTLPTAHTCFNQLCLPTYDSYEELHKMLKLAISEGSEGFGML